GGCCGACCTGAGCCATCTTCAGCGGCGGGTTCTTCTTCGGATCCTGCTCGGCCTCGACCACGAACCAGCCTTCGTAGCCGTAGTCGGCGAACTTCTGCACGATGGCGCCGAAATCGAGCGAGCCGTCGCCGGGCACGGTAAAGGCGCCAAGCGCCACGGCATCGAGGAAGGACTGCTTGGTGCGGTCGAGCCCGTCGATCACGCCCATGCGCACATCCTTCACATGCACGTGGTTGATGCGCTTGTGGTGGTTGTCGATGGCGCGCAGCACATCGCCGCCGGCAAAGGCAAGATGGCCGGCATCGAGCAAAAGCGGAATGCCTTCGCCGGAATTGCGCATGAAGGCGTCGAGCTCCGGCTCGGTCTCGACCACCGCCGCCATGTGGTGGTGGTAGGAGAGCGGCATGCCCTGGTCGGCGCACCATTCGCCGAATTCGGTGACGCGGCGGCCATAGGCCTTCATCTCGTCGTCGGAGAGCTTCGGCTTGGTGGCCAAAGGCTTGGAGCGGTCGCCCTGGATGGAGCGGCCGACCTCGCCATAGACGATGCAGGGCGCGCTCACCGCCTTGAACAGGTCGATCATCGGCTGGATACGATCCTTGTTCCTGGCCAGATCCTCATTGACCAGCGTGCCGGAAAACCAGCCGCCGCAGAGCGTGACGTCGGCGTCCTTCAGGATCGGCAGCATCACTTTCGGATCGTTGGGGAAGCGGCGGCCCATCTCCATCCCGGTGAAGCCGGCCGAGCGCGACTGGCGCAGGCACTCCTCCAGCGACACGTCATCGCTCAATTCCACGAGATCGTCGTTCCACCACGCGATGGGGGACATGCCCAGTTTGGCTTTCAAGTCGTCACTCCAAGTTCGGATCGTTCCATTTTCGCTCGTCGGCGCTGCCCCTCATCCGCCTGCCGGCACCTTCTCCCCGTGAAGCACGGGGAGAAGGGACAAGCTCCAGCGCCGGCGACCCCCTCTCCCCGTTCTTCACGGGGAGAGGGAAGGGTGAGGGGCGGCGCCAGCGTCAATCACCTGCACTCTGCATCTGCTTTTTTTCCTCATACGCCTTGCGCGCGGCGTTGACCTGGGGCCGCGACGAGACCTCCGGCACGGCGACATCCCACCAGTGGCCGCCGGCTTCGGTCGACACCAGCGGATCGGTGTCGATGACCAGCACGGTGGTCTTGTCGTTGCCCTTCGCCTTGGCCAGCGCCGTCTCCAGCTCGGCGATCGACGCCACCTTCTCGGCGACGGCGCCGAGGCTTGCGGCATGAGCCGCGAAGTCGACATCGGGCATCACCTCGTGGCGGGCGTCCTTGAGCAGATTGTTGAAGTTGGCGCCGCCGGTCGCCATCTGCAGCCGGTTGATGCAGCCATAGCCGCGGTTGTCGAGCAGCACGATGGTGAGCTTCAAGCCGAGCATCACCGAGGTGGCGATCTCGGAGTTGAGCATCAGATAGGAGCCGTCGCCGACCATTACGACGACCTCCTGATCAGGCTTCGCCATCTTGACGCCGAGGCCGCCGGCGATCTCGTAGCCCATGGTCGAGAAGCCGTATTCGGCATGATAGGAGCCCGGCGTTCCCGCCTGCCAAAGCTTGTGCAGTTCGCCCGGCAACCCGCCGGCGGCATGCAACAAGGTGACGCCCGAGCCCATCGCGCGCTGTACGGCGCCGATCACCTGCGCATCGGAAGGATAGGCGGCATTGGTCGAAGCCGTCACCTTGGCGGCCGCTGCCCGCCATTCCGTCTTGCCCTTCAGGGCGTTGTCGGTCCAGGCGGTCGGTGCCTTCCAGCCCTTCAGCGCGGCGCTGAGCTCGGCCAACCCTTCGGCCGCGTCTGCGACCAGCGGCAGCGCCCAATGCTTGCCGGCGTCGAAACCTTGCGTGTTCAAGCCGATGATGGTGCGGCCGGCATTCTTGAACAGCGCCCAGGACCCGGTGGTGAAATCCTGCAGCCTGGTGCCGACGGCAAGAACGACATCCGCCTCTTCCGCCAGCCGGTTGGCGGCGGAGGTGCCGGTGACGCCGACGGCGGCCATGTTGAGCGGATGATCATCGGGGAGCGAGGACTTGCCGCCTTGCGTCTCGCAGACCGGAATGCCGGCGCCCTGCACCAGCTTGGCCAGTTCGCTGGAGGCCCGAGAATAGAGAACGCCGCCGCCGGCGATCACCAGCGGCTTCTTGGCATTCTTCAGCGCCGCGACGGCGGCCGCGAGCTCGTTGCGATCCGGCCGCAGCCGGCGTGGCGTCCACACGCGCTCGGCAAACAGGCTTTCAGGATAGTCATAGGCTTCGGCCTGCACGTCCTGGCAGAGCGAAAGCGTGACCGGGCCGCATTCGGCTGGATCGGTCAGCACCTGCATGGCGCGGTTCAGCGCCAGGATGATCTGCTCGGGCCGCGTGATGCGGTCGAAATAGCGCGAGACGGGGCGGAAGCAGTCGTTGACGCTCGTCGTGCCGTCGGAGAAATCCTCGGCCTGCTGCAACACCGGGTCGGGCAAGCGATTGGCGAAGACATCGCCGGGCAGCAAAAGCACGGGCAGCCGGTTGACGTGGGCGAGCGCCGCCGCCGTCACCATGTTCAGCGCGCCCGGGCCGATCGAGGTGGTCGCGGCCATGAAGCGGCGGCGGAAATTCGCTTTGCCATAGGCGATCGCCGCATGCGCCATCGCTTGCTCGTTATGGGCGCGGAAGGTCGGCAGCTCGTCGCGCAGCTGATAGAGCGCCTCGCCGACGCCGGCGACATTGCCATGGCCGAAGATCGCCCAGACGCCGCCAAAGATCGGCACCTTTTTGCCGTCGATCTCGGTCATCTGGCGGCTGAGAAAGCGGGTCAGCGCCTGCGCCATCGTCAGGCGAATGGTCTTTGTCATTGGTCGTTTCCTCCGGCTTTCCTTGTGCCGTCTTGTTATGCGGCCCGTCTTCTTATGCTGCTTTACGGCCGCGCGCGACAAGCCATGCCTCGGTCAGCTGCTCGAAGCGCGAGGCCATGTCGGCGACAGCCTCGTCATTCGACATCCTGCCTGCCAGCCATTGTTCGGCGGCATTGATGAAGATGGTGCGACCGACGGCAAATCCCTTGACGATCGGCGCATTGGCGGTGGCGGCAAAGGCCGCGACCAGCTCGTCCTGCGGCGCCTCCAGCCCCAGCAGCACGACGCCGCGACACCACGGATCGTTCTTGACGATCACCTGTTCGATCTTCGCCCAGGCGTTGGCCGAAGCCTGCGGCTCGAGCTTCCACCAATCCGGCTTGATGCCCAGCGCGTAAAGCTCCTCCAGTGCGCGCGGGATGGTGGTGTCGTCCAGCTTGCCGTGCTTGCCGGCAATGATCTCGACCAGCAATTCGCGACCGACCTTACGCGCGGCTTCGAACAAGGCTCGCAGCTTCTGCTGTTGCTCAACTTTCAGCGCCTCCGGATCGTCCGGGTGATAGAAGCACAGGCATTTGATGCAGTGGTCGACCGGCCATTCGGTGAGCTGCGAGCCGATGTCCTGCGAGAACTCGAAGCGCAGCGGCCGCGATCCCGGCAGCTCGACCGGACGGCCGAGCCAAGCGAAGGGATGGCGGGCGAATTCGAACATGGCGTCGCGGCCATATTTCTCGTCGATCAGCATGCCGTAGCCGTCGCGCCCGGCTGCCACCTTGGCCGCCGCCTTGACGGTCAGCACCTTGAAATCCGGGATGCGCGAGGCGTCGGCGCCGACTTTTGCCGCGACGTCTTCCAGCTGGACGCGGTGATCGCAAGCGAGCGCCATCAGCGAAGGGATATCGCGCCGCCGCGTAGTGGCCCAATGGATGTGGTTGATCGCCTCGTCCTTGCGCAGCGCCAGATGCTGGCTGCCGTGCTTCAAGAAGAACTGCAATTCCTCGAAGGTCGGATATTCCGGCGCGCAAAGCAGGCGCGACACGGCAAAGGCGCCGCAGGCATTGGCCCAGGTCGCCGCCGTGGCAAAGCTTTCGCCGCCGAGCCAGCCGCGCAGGAAGCCCGACATGAAGGCGTCGCCGGCGCCGAGCACGTTGTAGATTTCGATCGGAAAGCCCTTGCCGACGATGCCGTCCTCGAGATCGTCGCTGATCGGCCCATCATAGACGATGCAGCCCTTGGCGCCGCGCTTCAAGACGATGGTGGCGGGCGACAGAGAGCGGATCGTCTTCAGCGCGCTCAGGCAATCGTCGGCGCCGGAGGCGATCATGATCTCCTCCTCGGTGCCGACGATGAGATCGCAATCGGGCAGCACCGTCTTCAGCTGCGCCGAGACGCGGTCGGACTTGACGTAGCGCTCGAAACCCTCGGCATGGCCGGCGAGCCCCCAGAGGTTCGGGCGATAGTCGATGTCGAAGACGACCTTGCCGCCCTTGGCCTTCATGAGGCGGATCGCCTTGCGCTGGGCGGCATCGGTATTGGGGCGGGAGAAATGCGTGCCGGTGACGACGACGGCCCGGGCCGACGCGATGAAAGCCTCGTCTATGTCTTCTTCCGCGAGCGCCATGTCGGCGCAATCGGAACGATAGAAGATCATCGGCGAGATGCCTTCGTCCTCGACGGACAGCAGCACCAGCGCGGTCAGCCGTTCCCTGTCGGTTTTCAAGCCGTCGACCGAGACGCCCTCACGCCTGAGCTGCTCGCGGATGAAGCGGCCCATCTGTTCGTCGCCGACGCGAGTGAGCAGCGCCGAGCGCAGGCCGAGCCGTGCCGTGCCGACGGAAATATTGGCAGGGCAACCGCCGACCGACTTGGCGAAAGAGGTGATGTCCTCCAGCCGCGAGCCGATCTGCTGGCCGTAGAGATCGACCGACGCGCGGCCGATCGTGATGACGTCGAGCGGCGGATATTTCGCTTCCACGGCTTCGCCCATTCGAACCTCCCATCGGCCTTGTTGTGCAGAGCAGCGTCGTTTTGGGCAGCACGCGCGAACGGCATCGTGGCGCCGTCAATATGAAATAATAATTCCAATCCATAGTCAATATGGAATGAGCATTCCCGGACGGAAAAACGCCTAAAGCATGTCTCCCGAAAGTGGGAACCGGTTTCGGGGTAAAGACATGCGCAAAATCAAAAACCTAAAGCGCATGGAGCGAATCTGAAAGATCGCGACGCGCTTTAGGCGGGGCCGTTCAGCCCTTGCGCTTGCGGCCGGAGTCGCGACGCTTCTCGCCGACGGCAACCGTCAGCGCCATTGCCAATGCCATCGTCGCCGAGATCGAGCGGAAACCGCCGAAATCGGCCTCGGCAACTTCGAACCAGACCTTGGCGAACTGGGCGAGCGGCGAGAACGAGCTGTCGGTGATGGCGACGATCGGCACGCCCTGCTCGGCGATCGCGCGCGTCTCTTCGATGGTCGCGGGCGCGTAAGGCGAGAAGCTGATGGCGATGACGGCGTCGCGCGGCGTGGCGAAGCCGATCATCTCGGCGTTCAGGCCCGCGGCCGATTCCACCAGCTGATTGCGGATCTTGAGCTTGCCCAGCGCATAGGCGATGTAGGAGGCGACCGGATAGGAGCGGCGCTTGGCCAACACGTAGATGGTTTCGGCTTTCGCCAGGAGCGCGATCGCCTCTTCGAAATGCGCATCGTTCAACGTGCGCGAAATGTCGCTGAGCGACGTGCTGGCGGCGGCGACGAAGCCGTCGAAGATCGCCCGGTGCCCGGCGCCTTCCTCGGCCTTGGCGCGCAGCGCCGCCAGTCGCTCGTCATAGGAGGAATTGCGCTCGCGCAGGCGCTCGCGAAAAACCTGCTGCAGGCTGGTGAAGCCGTCGAAGCCGAGCTGCTGGGCGAAACGGATCAGCGTCGAGGGCTGGACGCCGGCCGAGGCGGCGATGCTCGCCGCCGTGCCGAAGGCGATGTCGTCGGGATTGTCGAGCGCATAGGCGGCGATCTGCGCGATACGCTTGGGCAGGTTCGCGCGCCGCTCCAGGATCGTTGCACGCAACGTCTCGAAATCGCGAGGCACCCGTTCGTCCATCGTCGCTCCGCCCACGGCCATATTGAAAGTTCCCTCTCCTGCCTCATCATAACGAGTTCGCGCAAGAACACCATAAAAAATGATTTGGGCGTTCCATTCTCACGTGAAATGGATTAATTCATCCATACGGAATCCCCCTTCAGTGGAGACAGTCTAAATGGTTGGAGTGGGCCTCATCGGCACGGGCTTCATGGGCAAGTGCCACGCCATCGCCTGGAACGCGGTCGGCACCGTCTTTCCCGATGTCGAGAAGCCGAAGCTGGTGCATCTGGGCGAGGTCAATGACGAGCTTGCAAAGCGCAAGGCCGGCGAGTTCGGCTTTGCCAAGGGATCCGGCGATTGGCGCGCCGTGGTCAACGACCCGGAGGTCGATGTCGTCTCGCTGACAACGCCTAACCAGTTCCATCCGGAAATGGCGATCGCCATCCTCGAAGCCGGCAAGCACCTGTGGTGCGAGAAGCCTATGGCGCCGAGCTTCGCCGAGGCCGAGGCCATGGCGAAGGCGGCAACGAAATCCGGCAAGGTCGCAGTACTCGGCTACAACTACATCCAGAACCCGGCAATCCGTCACATCGGCGCGCTGCTCGACGAACAGATCATCGGCGACGTCAATCTCGTGCGCATCGAGATGGACGAGGATTTCATGGCCGATCCCGAAGCGCTGTTCTTCTGGAAGCACGAGGCGGCTTCCGGCTATGGCGCGCTGGACGATTTCGCCGTCCATCCGCTGTCGCTGATCAAGGTGCTGTTCGGCCGCGTTGCCCGCGTCATGTGCGACATGGCCAAACCCTATGCCGACCGGAAACTCGCTTCCGGCGGCCGTCGGGCGGTCGAAACCTACGATATCGCCAGCGTGCTGATGCATCTCGAAAACGGCGTCGCCGGCACGCTGCTGGTCAACCGCTCGGCCTGGGGTCGCAAGGGCCGCATCGCCATCCAGATTTTCGGCTCGAAGGGCTCGATCCTCTACGACCAGGAGCGGATGAACGAGTTCCAGCTCTACCTGACCGCCGACCGGCCGACCGAGCAGGGCTACCGCACCATCCTGGTGGCGCCGCACCACAAGCCATACGATTCCTTCCTGCCGGCGCCCGGCCACGGCCTCGGCTTCAACGACCTCAAGATGATCGAATGCCGAGAACTGCTGATGCGGATCGCCGGCAAGCCGGCGCGCGTCATCGATTTCGACGAAGGGCTGGAGATCGAGCGCACCGTGCACGCCATGGCGCGCTCCTTCCAGGAACAGCGCTGGATGGATGTGAGGTAATTTCACGTCGTTCGCCGACGCGAAGAAAGGCTGCCGGCTTTCCCGCGAACAGTCGCAAACGTCTGCGATTGGACGCAGCTTTCCGACTTTGTCATCCTTGGGCGTAGCGACGCGAAGCGGAGTGAAGACCCAAGGATCCATGCCGTTACCTCGGCCGAAGGATGCAGCGGCGCAGAATTCCGCACCGTCGCAACGCTTCAATGTCACGGCATGGATCCTATGGTCTGCGCTGCGTCGCTTCGCTCCTTGCTCCGCCATAGGATGACGACCTGATGGGCGTTTCGGTCAATCTCCGAGGGCTCCGATATGCCAACGCAATCACTACGAGACAGGTCGGAATTTCCGCGCCAAGTATTTTGAGATCTCTCAGGCGCTCTCCGCAGAGCCATTGATCTCCCAGCCGTCGACCCACACCTGCCGCAGGCGGTCGCCCTCGCCCTTGAACCACAGGCCAGTCAGCCGGCAGTCCTCGATGCGGTCGCTGCGGAAATTGCGGATCGCCTGGCGCAACTCGCACCAGGCGACGATGTTGGCGGTCTCTGCATAGTAGATGAGCGCGATCGGGCGGATGATGCGCTCAGTGTCGCGGCCGGCTTCGTCGCGATAGGCAAGGTCGAGCTTCTCTTCGTCGCGGATGGCGCGGCGCACCAGGGCAAGATCGACCGTCGGGGCCGAAGGCGCGGCGAACCCCCAGGCATGCAGGGCGTTGGCGTCGAGCGTCTGGCGCAAGGGTGGCGGCACTGCGCCGGCGATCTTGGCGCCAACCCGCTTGGCCGCCTGCTTGAGCTCGTCGTCGCCGGTGCGCTCGAGCAGAGCCAGCGACAGCACGATCGCCTCCATCTCCTCGATCGAAAACATCAGCGGCGGCAGGTCGAAACCGGGACGCAGGATGTAACCGATGCCGCGCCCGCCGTCGATCGGCACGCGCATCGCCTGAAGCGCGGCGATGTCGCGATAGACCGAGCGCACCGTCACTTCCAGCTGCTCGGCGATCATCGCCGCCGTCACCGGCTTTCGGGCCAGCCGCAGGATCTGGATGATCTCGAACAGGCGCGATGCCTTGCGCATTTCCTCACCGGCCGAAACGCAACTGACACACCCCCGTCAGTTGGGATGATCTATAGGGCTGCCTACCCGCTTGAAAATCAAGAGAATCCTTTCGCGCCTTGTTGGCGCGGCGACCGGCAACTGACATGAGTTATAGCGAAAACCTCTGGCTTTTCTTCATCCTGCTGTTCGGCATCATCGCCGTGCCGGGCATGGATATGCTGTTCGTGCTGGCCAACGCGCTGACCGGCGGCGGCAATCGGGGCCTTGCCGCGACCGCCGGCATCATGCTGGGCGGCGCGGTGCACACGCTGAACGGCGCGGTCGGCGTCGGCCTGCTCATGCATTTCGTGCCGATCCTGTTCAAGCCGCTGCTGATCGCCGGCGCCGCCTATATGGCATATATCGGCATTTCGCTGATGCGCAGCTCGATCACCGTCGGCGATGACGGGCCGGCCGGCAGCCGCTCCGCCTGGAAGGCTTTTCGGCAGGGGTTGGTCACCTGCCTGATCAATCCCAAGGCCTATCTCTTTATCCTCGCGGTCTATCCGCAGTTCCTCAAGCCGGCCTACGGTCCGATCTGGATGCAGGCGACAATCATGGGGTTGCTGACGGTCGCCACCCAGGCCGCCATCTATGGCGGGCTCGCAATCACCGCGGGGCGCAGCCGGGCGATGCTGGTCGACAATCCCGGGGCGACCGCTTTTGCCGGGCGCGCGGCCGGGCTGCTTTTGTTTGCGGTCTCGGTTTTCACCGCATGGGAGGGGTTGAGGGCGGCGTGATCGCCGCCCTCTCCGACGCGCCGCTCAGGCAGCGCCCTGGCGGGTTGCGAGCAATTCGCGCTTCACCGACCGGCGCCATTCGACGGCGCCGGCAAGGCCGTGCAGCACCGTCTCGGTGGCCGCCCAGTCGATGCAGCCATCGGTGATGCTCTGCCCGTAGGCGAGCGGCTTGCCGGGCACGACGTCCTGACGGCCGGCGACGAGGTTGCTCTCGATCATGACGCCGATGATGCGCTCGTCGCCCGCCGCGACCTGGCCCGCCACGTCATGCGCGACTTTCGGCTGGTTCTCCGGCCGCTTGCCGCTGTTGGCGTGGCTGACGTCGATCATCAGCCGCGGCGCGACGCCGATGCGGCCGAGCTCCGCGGCGGCCGCATCGACACTTGCCGCGTCGTAGTTGGGCACCACACCGCCACGCAGGATGACATGGCAGTCCTCATTGCCGGTGGTCGCTGCGATGGCGCTGCGGCCACCCTTGGTCACCGCCATGAAATGATGCGGCTGGGCGGCCGACTTCACCGCTTCGCCGGCGATTCTCAAATTGCCGTCGGTGCCGTTCTTGAAGCCAACCGGGCAGGAGAGGCCCGAGGCCAGCTCGCGATGGATCTGGCTTTCGGTCGTGCGCGCGCCGATGGCGCCCCATGCGACGAGGTCGGCGATATATTGCGGCGTCGTCATGTCGAGGAACTCGGTCGCCGCCGGCAGGCCGAGATTGTTGACGGCCGACAGCACGTTGCGCGCCATCCGCAGCCCCTTGTCGATGTTGAAGCTGCCGTCGAGATCGGGATCGTTGATCAGGCCCTTCCAGCCGACCGTGGTGCGCGGCTTCTCAAAATAGACGCGCATGACGATCTCGAGCCGGTCCGCCAGGGCCTCGCGCAGCGCCGCCAGACGGCTGGCATAGTCCACGGCGGCGACCGGATCGTGGATGGAACAAGGGCCGACGATGACTACCAGTCGATCGTCGGCCCCGGTCAGGATGGAATGGATGGCGTTGCGCGAAGCGGCAACGGTGCGCGTCGCCGTCAGTGAGCGCGGTATCTCGCGCATCACCTCGTCCGGCGTGCTCAGGACTTTGAGTTCCTTGACCCGAAGGTCGTCTGTGGTGGTCAACACGGCTTCTGCTCCTGGTTGGGAGACCTGCCGGCTGAAACGAAAAAGCCGCCAGGTCTGGCGGCTTTTCGGATTTAGATGCTGCAATCTTCAGATCGAGCGCAATCCTCCCGCCGCCAGCGAGCTGTCGTAGTAAAAGTACCAAAACGAGGCGGTCAGGTGGATCATGCGGCCCATATAGTCGATGCGAAGGCGGTTGTCACGTGTCTGATGGTGCTGCTCTCTGGGAATGACCACTTGAAACAGCGATAGCCGCGTTGGCAATGCCAATTGTCGATGTCGGCGCCGCCCCTCATCGCCCTGCCGGGCACTTCTCCCCGTATAGTGACGGGGAGAAGGGGGCCGGCCGCACCCTCGGCCCTAGCCTTGCTATGTCGGCAATTTGGCGAGACCGCCGGCGACAGCGCCCCTCTCCCCGTCACTATACGGGGAGAGGATGCCGGCAGGCAGGTGAGGGGCAGCGCCGAGGCCCGAGGAACAAGGCGAGGCGGCGGCATCGGTCTTCAAACTGAGCTTGGACCCGATAACTGTCAAAAGTCGATGCTGCCCCTCGTTGCCCGGTGCACCGGCGGCCCTTACTCGCCGATGACCCCAGCTATGTTCTGATCGTAGTCGACCAGCGAGCCGGTCATGACGCCGGCCTGGGGACTGAGCATATAGGTGATCAGCCGGGCAAGCTGCGCCGGCTTGACCAACTGGCCCATCGGCTGGGCGGCCTCGGCCTTTGCCAACCAGTCGTCCGGCGCGTCGTGCCATTTCTTCTGCACGATCGCCTCGCCTTCGGTGTCCATCCAGCCGGGCAGCACCGCGTTGCAGCGGATGCGGTTCCGCCGATAGGAGCTCGCGACATTCTTGGTCAGCGTCATCAGCGCACCCTTGCTGGTGGAATAGGGCGTCAGGAAGGACTGGCCGGCATGCGCCGACATCGACAAGACATTGACGATCGAGCCTGGCGCCTTGCGCTCCAAAAGATGCGCGACCAGGCCCTGCATCAGGAAGAAGGGCCCGCGCACATTGGTGTCGAAGATCTGGTCGAACAGCTCTTCCGATGTCTCGACCAGCGAGCCGCGCGCCGAGGTAGCGGCGGCGTTGACCAGCGCGTTTAGCGTGCCGAAATGAGCAATCGCCGTTGCGACGGCGCGCTTGCAGTCGGCGACCTTGGCGACGTCGGCGCTGATGAAGATGGCGTCGACGCCGCTCTTCTTGAGCGCGGCCACCGCTTTGTCGCCCTTCTCCTGCGAGCGGCCGATGAGCGCCAGCGCGCGGCAGCCTTCGTCGGCGAGCGCCTCCGCGACAGCGAAGCCGATGCCCTGCGCGCCACCGGTGACGATGGCGCGCGTTTCTGAATTGCGACCGGCCAAACCGTTCATCGCTCTGCTCCTGTGTTTTGAATTACCAATGGATTTTCGAGATTCATTGACGTTCCGATCGGCTTCCCGGTGTCTTGTCGCAACGTTGATAACTTGGTTGAAGAGCCCTCGACTTCGTCATCCTAGGGCGAAGCAGGAGCGGAGCTCCGTCGCGGAGACCCTAGGATCCATGCCGTGACCCGGGCGAAGAGCGCAGCGGAGCAGAATTCTGCACCGTTAGCATCACTCAGACGTAACGGCATGGATCCTCGGGTCTGCGCCGCGTCGCTTCGCTCCTTGCTCCGCCCGTGGATGACGAGGTGACATGCGTTCCGGCTAATCGCCAACCGATGGAGACAGGCAATCCGACCGCCATCGAAATACCTGCCTCATCGAATCAATCGACGCGAACGGTCTTGCCCGTCTTCGCAGACTCCAGGGCTGCATCGGCCAACTTCAGGGCGACCAGTCCATCCTTGCCGCTCGGCGCCGCCTTCTTGCCGGCGGTTGCAGCGGCGATGAAAGCCGCGATCTCGTTGGCATAGGCGTCGATGTAGCGGGTCATGAAGAAGTCGTGCAGTGGCGGACGCGTGTAGCCCTTGTCGTTGGCGAGCTCGATCGACACCGGCCGCTGGTTCTCGGCCGCGACCATGCCCTTGGAGCCATGCACCTCGATGCGCTGGTCGTAGCCATAGGTGGCGCGGCGCGAGTTGGAGATGACGGCCTGCCTGCCCGA
The window above is part of the Mesorhizobium sp. WSM4904 genome. Proteins encoded here:
- a CDS encoding SDR family oxidoreductase; its protein translation is MNGLAGRNSETRAIVTGGAQGIGFAVAEALADEGCRALALIGRSQEKGDKAVAALKKSGVDAIFISADVAKVADCKRAVATAIAHFGTLNALVNAAATSARGSLVETSEELFDQIFDTNVRGPFFLMQGLVAHLLERKAPGSIVNVLSMSAHAGQSFLTPYSTSKGALMTLTKNVASSYRRNRIRCNAVLPGWMDTEGEAIVQKKWHDAPDDWLAKAEAAQPMGQLVKPAQLARLITYMLSPQAGVMTGSLVDYDQNIAGVIGE